The following proteins come from a genomic window of Flavobacterium eburneipallidum:
- a CDS encoding ribulokinase has product MKNYVIGLDYGTDSVRAVLIDTENGQEIASEVSYYKRWANKQYCNAAINQFRQHPLDHIEGLETTIKAVVSQSKINPSQIKSICIDTTGSSPIPVTEDGTPLALTTEFAENPNAMMILWKDHTAINEANEINELSATWGGENFIKYSGGIYSSEWFWAKITHIARVDEAVKNAAHTWMEHCDLMTYLLIDNKDLKSFKRSRCAAGHKALWHEDWNGLPPVEFLEKLDPYVAQLRGKLFNETYTSDVVAGNLNQEWATKLGLTTDTVIAVGTFDAHSGAVGAKIDENTLVRVMGTSTCDILVSDKDIVGTKTVKGICGQVDGSVIPGYIGLEAGQSAFGDVLAWFKDTLSWPLDNLVYTSTLLSDDQKTQLKAEIESNFIKTLTQQAEVIPLSESIPTALDWVNGRRTPDANQGLKSAFTNVSLGTKAPHLFKALINAICFGSKKIVDRFEEEGVRINSVIGIGGVARKSPFIMQTLANVLNKPIKVAASDQAPALGAAIYAAVAAGIYPNVIEASKKMGSDFESEYFPESDKIEAYQELMDSYSDLAKFVESITK; this is encoded by the coding sequence ATGAAAAATTACGTTATAGGATTAGACTACGGAACAGACTCTGTTCGTGCCGTATTGATTGATACAGAAAATGGACAGGAGATTGCTTCTGAAGTTTCATATTACAAAAGATGGGCAAACAAGCAATATTGCAATGCCGCCATCAATCAATTTCGTCAACATCCTTTGGATCATATCGAAGGATTAGAAACTACCATAAAAGCAGTTGTAAGTCAATCTAAAATTAACCCTTCTCAAATCAAAAGTATTTGTATTGACACCACGGGTTCATCGCCAATTCCAGTTACAGAAGATGGAACGCCATTGGCTTTGACAACTGAATTTGCAGAAAATCCAAATGCGATGATGATTTTATGGAAAGATCACACTGCTATAAATGAAGCTAACGAAATCAATGAATTATCAGCCACTTGGGGTGGAGAAAATTTCATCAAATATTCAGGAGGAATTTATTCGTCAGAATGGTTTTGGGCAAAAATAACACATATCGCTCGTGTGGACGAAGCCGTTAAAAACGCTGCTCACACTTGGATGGAACATTGTGATTTAATGACCTATTTGTTAATTGACAATAAAGATTTAAAATCGTTCAAAAGAAGCCGTTGCGCCGCAGGACACAAAGCCTTATGGCACGAAGACTGGAACGGTTTGCCTCCTGTTGAATTCCTTGAAAAACTAGATCCTTATGTAGCACAACTTCGTGGAAAATTATTCAACGAAACTTATACTTCTGATGTGGTTGCTGGAAATTTAAACCAAGAATGGGCAACCAAATTAGGATTGACAACCGATACTGTAATTGCTGTTGGAACTTTCGACGCACATTCAGGAGCAGTTGGAGCTAAAATTGACGAGAATACTTTGGTTCGCGTTATGGGAACCTCAACTTGCGATATTTTGGTTTCTGACAAAGACATCGTTGGAACGAAAACGGTTAAAGGAATTTGCGGACAAGTAGATGGATCGGTTATTCCGGGTTACATTGGTTTAGAAGCAGGACAATCGGCTTTTGGCGATGTTTTGGCTTGGTTCAAAGACACACTTTCTTGGCCGTTAGACAATTTGGTTTACACTTCTACCCTATTATCCGACGATCAAAAAACACAATTAAAAGCAGAAATTGAATCTAATTTCATCAAAACCTTGACTCAACAAGCAGAAGTGATTCCGTTATCGGAAAGTATTCCAACTGCTTTGGATTGGGTAAACGGACGAAGAACTCCAGATGCAAATCAAGGATTGAAAAGTGCTTTTACTAATGTTTCGTTAGGAACAAAAGCACCTCATCTTTTCAAAGCTTTGATTAATGCTATATGTTTTGGTTCTAAAAAAATTGTGGATCGATTTGAAGAAGAAGGCGTTCGAATTAACAGCGTTATCGGAATTGGAGGAGTGGCAAGAAAATCACCATTTATTATGCAAACTTTGGCAAATGTATTGAACAAACCTATCAAAGTTGCCGCTTCAGATCAAGCACCAGCATTGGGAGCAGCGATTTACGCAGCGGTTGCGGCTGGAATTTATCCAAACGTAATTGAAGCCAGCAAAAAAATGGGAAGCGATTTTGAAAGCGAATATTTCCCAGAATCAGACAAAATAGAAGCTTATCAAGAATTGATGGATTCGTATTCTGATTTGGCTAAATTTGTAGAAAGTATAACAAAATAA
- a CDS encoding L-ribulose-5-phosphate 4-epimerase — protein sequence MSKYTALKQECYEANMQLNALKLVVYTFGNVSAVDRENGVFAIKPSGVAYEELKAEDIVIVDFDNNIIEGSMRPSSDTKTHAYLYKNWPNIGGVAHTHATYSVAWAQAQRDIPIFGTTHADHLTKDIPCAPPMADSLIEGNYEHNTGIQILDCFKEKNLSYEEVEMILIGNHGPFAWGKNAAKAVYNSKVLEVVAEMAHLTELINPNAPRLKDSLIKKHYERKHGKDSYYGQ from the coding sequence ATGTCAAAATATACCGCTTTAAAACAAGAATGCTACGAGGCTAATATGCAATTGAATGCCTTGAAATTAGTTGTTTACACTTTTGGAAATGTAAGTGCTGTAGATAGAGAAAATGGTGTTTTCGCTATTAAACCTAGTGGCGTGGCTTACGAAGAATTAAAAGCCGAAGATATTGTGATTGTGGATTTCGACAACAACATTATCGAAGGTTCGATGCGTCCGTCATCTGACACGAAAACGCACGCTTATTTATACAAAAACTGGCCAAATATTGGTGGTGTTGCTCACACTCACGCTACGTATTCTGTAGCTTGGGCACAAGCACAAAGAGATATTCCAATTTTTGGAACTACGCATGCCGATCATTTGACTAAAGATATTCCGTGTGCTCCGCCAATGGCTGACTCGCTTATCGAAGGGAATTATGAACACAATACTGGAATCCAAATTTTAGACTGTTTCAAAGAAAAAAACCTTTCTTATGAAGAAGTAGAAATGATTTTAATTGGCAATCACGGACCTTTTGCTTGGGGAAAAAATGCTGCAAAAGCAGTGTACAATTCTAAAGTTTTAGAAGTTGTTGCCGAAATGGCACATCTAACGGAATTGATCAACCCAAATGCACCAAGATTGAAAGATTCTTTAATCAAAAAACATTACGAACGCAAACACGGAAAAGATTCGTATTACGGACAGTAA
- the araA gene encoding L-arabinose isomerase has translation MIDISKKEIWFVVGSQNLYGEETLKQVAVHSQEIAKGIDASSSVPVKVIYKSVAKSPSEITDICLEANTNKNCIGIIAWMHTFSPAKMWINGLSILKKPLCHLHTQYNAEIPWATIDMDFMNLNQSAHGDREFGYIMSRMRKKRKVVVGHWEDKRVQTKLGNWSRVALGWDEMQNLKVARFGDNMREVAVTCGDKVEAQIRFGMSVNGYDSSDIVNKMKLVTDAQVEALVAVYEESYNLAPKLQKGGEQRQSLLDAAKIELGLRAFLEEGGFGAFTDTFENLGELKQLPGIATQRLMADGYGFGGEGDWKTAAMVRVMKVMNIGLEGGTSFMEDYTYHFTPEKSYVLGSHMLEICPSITDGKPSCEIHPLGIGGKEDPVRLVFNSPAGDAINVSLVDMGTRFRLIVNEVTAVKPMADLPKLPVARVLWDCKPNLDIAATAWILAGGAHHTVYSQAVTTEFMEDFADIAGIELVVIDNDTKIRAFKDTLNANEAYYHLFQHGL, from the coding sequence ATGATAGATATTTCTAAAAAAGAAATTTGGTTCGTAGTAGGAAGCCAAAACTTATACGGTGAAGAAACTTTAAAACAAGTTGCGGTACATTCGCAAGAAATTGCAAAAGGAATTGATGCTTCTTCTTCGGTTCCAGTAAAAGTGATTTACAAATCGGTGGCAAAATCACCTAGTGAAATTACGGATATTTGTTTGGAAGCCAATACCAACAAAAACTGTATTGGTATTATCGCTTGGATGCACACCTTTTCTCCAGCCAAAATGTGGATTAACGGCCTGAGCATTCTTAAAAAACCATTGTGCCATTTACACACCCAATACAATGCTGAAATTCCTTGGGCAACCATCGATATGGATTTCATGAACTTGAATCAATCGGCTCACGGAGACAGAGAGTTTGGGTACATTATGTCTAGAATGCGCAAGAAACGTAAAGTGGTTGTTGGTCACTGGGAAGACAAAAGAGTACAAACTAAATTAGGAAACTGGTCGAGAGTTGCTTTAGGTTGGGATGAAATGCAAAACCTAAAAGTAGCGCGTTTTGGAGACAATATGCGTGAAGTTGCCGTTACTTGTGGCGATAAAGTGGAAGCCCAAATTCGTTTTGGAATGTCTGTAAACGGATACGACTCTTCTGATATCGTAAATAAAATGAAATTGGTTACCGATGCACAAGTAGAGGCGCTGGTAGCAGTTTATGAAGAATCATACAATTTGGCTCCTAAATTGCAAAAAGGTGGAGAGCAAAGACAATCATTATTGGATGCTGCCAAAATCGAATTAGGTTTGAGAGCATTCTTAGAAGAAGGTGGTTTTGGTGCTTTTACCGATACTTTCGAAAACTTGGGAGAATTAAAACAATTGCCAGGTATTGCAACGCAACGTTTGATGGCTGATGGTTACGGTTTTGGTGGAGAAGGCGACTGGAAAACAGCTGCCATGGTTCGTGTCATGAAAGTAATGAACATCGGTTTGGAAGGCGGAACTTCTTTCATGGAAGATTATACCTATCATTTCACTCCTGAAAAATCATACGTTTTAGGTTCACACATGTTGGAAATTTGTCCTTCTATCACTGACGGAAAACCTTCTTGCGAAATTCACCCATTGGGAATTGGAGGAAAAGAAGATCCAGTTCGTTTGGTGTTCAATTCACCAGCTGGAGATGCAATTAATGTGTCATTAGTAGATATGGGAACTCGTTTCCGTTTGATTGTAAACGAAGTTACAGCGGTTAAACCAATGGCTGATTTGCCTAAATTACCAGTAGCGCGTGTACTTTGGGATTGCAAACCAAACCTTGATATTGCTGCAACAGCTTGGATTTTGGCAGGTGGAGCGCATCACACGGTGTATAGCCAAGCCGTAACTACTGAATTCATGGAAGATTTTGCCGATATTGCAGGAATCGAATTGGTTGTAATTGACAATGATACTAAAATTCGTGCTTTCAAAGACACTTTGAATGCCAATGAAGCCTATTATCACTTGTTTCAACACGGACTATAA
- a CDS encoding aldose epimerase family protein yields the protein MNVLKRCIYGISLVSLASMNIQCKGDKKVEEITLETKATDSVSIVKSAYGKTATGEQVDNYTLKNQKGMEVNIITYGGIITSLKVPNKAGVSEEVVIGFNNLEQYQKANPYFGALIGRYGNRIAKGKFSLDGKEYQLALNNGKNALHGGPEGFHRRVWTAEEAKGGANATLKLKYVSKDMEEGYPGNLTVFVTYTLNNDNSLDVLYEATTDKKTVVNLTQHSYFNLSGDFTKTILDHEVVIDADKLVPVDGDLIPTGQLTDVTNTPFDFRKPRVIGKDIEAKDDQLKKGLGYDHCWVLNNQDKGDRFVASAYEAKSGRLLEVFSTEPGIQLYTGNFLDGTLPMRNGGTYAKRTGLCLETQHYPDSPNQKDFPTTTLSPGENYKTKTTFKFSVK from the coding sequence ATGAATGTATTAAAACGTTGCATTTATGGAATTTCCTTAGTAAGTTTGGCAAGTATGAATATTCAATGTAAAGGAGACAAAAAAGTGGAAGAAATAACCCTAGAAACAAAAGCTACCGATTCAGTGTCAATCGTAAAATCAGCCTATGGCAAAACTGCCACTGGTGAACAAGTAGATAACTACACCCTAAAAAATCAAAAAGGGATGGAAGTAAACATCATCACTTATGGTGGAATTATTACTTCGCTGAAAGTACCTAACAAAGCGGGAGTATCAGAAGAAGTGGTTATTGGTTTCAATAATTTAGAACAATACCAAAAAGCCAATCCTTATTTTGGAGCTTTAATCGGAAGATACGGAAACCGAATTGCTAAAGGAAAATTCAGCCTTGACGGTAAAGAATACCAATTGGCATTGAACAATGGCAAAAACGCTTTGCACGGTGGACCAGAAGGTTTTCACAGAAGAGTTTGGACTGCCGAAGAAGCTAAAGGTGGTGCTAATGCAACTTTAAAATTAAAATATGTAAGCAAAGACATGGAAGAAGGGTATCCTGGAAACCTGACTGTTTTTGTAACTTACACTTTAAACAATGACAATTCATTAGACGTACTATACGAAGCGACTACGGACAAGAAAACGGTGGTTAACTTAACGCAACATTCTTATTTTAACTTATCTGGTGATTTCACTAAAACAATTTTGGATCACGAAGTTGTGATTGATGCTGATAAATTAGTTCCTGTAGATGGAGATTTGATTCCAACAGGACAATTAACGGATGTGACTAATACGCCTTTCGATTTCAGAAAACCTAGAGTGATTGGAAAAGATATCGAGGCAAAAGACGATCAATTGAAAAAAGGGTTAGGATACGACCACTGCTGGGTGTTGAACAACCAAGACAAAGGCGATCGTTTTGTAGCATCAGCTTATGAAGCTAAAAGTGGAAGATTGTTAGAAGTATTCTCAACAGAGCCTGGAATTCAATTGTACACTGGAAATTTCCTTGATGGAACATTACCAATGAGAAACGGTGGAACTTATGCTAAAAGAACTGGTTTGTGTCTAGAAACACAACATTATCCAGATTCTCCAAATCAAAAAGACTTCCCAACTACAACATTGAGTCCAGGAGAAAATTACAAAACAAAAACAACATTCAAATTTTCTGTAAAATAA
- a CDS encoding acetate uptake transporter: MEQIIKDTTANPAPLGLFGFGMTTMLLNIHNAGFFELNSMIMGMGIFFGGIQQVIAGIMEWKKGNGFGMTAFMSYGFFWLTLVALWVMPAMGLATKPDGASMGCYLGIWGLFTLAFFIGTLNGNTIGKLIFGSLVILFGLLSAASFTGSEEIHTIAGYEGILCGFFAFYEAAALVINQKLGKQVLPI, encoded by the coding sequence ATGGAACAAATTATCAAAGACACTACAGCTAATCCAGCACCTTTAGGACTTTTCGGATTCGGAATGACTACCATGTTATTGAACATTCATAATGCCGGTTTTTTCGAACTCAACTCCATGATTATGGGAATGGGAATCTTTTTTGGAGGAATCCAACAAGTTATTGCCGGAATTATGGAATGGAAAAAAGGAAATGGTTTTGGTATGACAGCCTTTATGTCTTACGGTTTCTTTTGGCTTACACTTGTTGCTTTGTGGGTAATGCCAGCAATGGGTCTTGCTACAAAACCCGACGGAGCTTCTATGGGATGTTATCTAGGAATTTGGGGTTTATTTACCTTGGCTTTTTTCATCGGAACCTTAAACGGAAACACCATCGGAAAACTCATTTTTGGTTCACTAGTGATTCTTTTTGGCTTATTGTCCGCAGCTAGTTTTACAGGTAGCGAGGAAATTCACACTATTGCAGGTTACGAAGGAATTTTATGTGGTTTTTTTGCTTTTTATGAGGCAGCTGCGTTGGTTATCAATCAAAAATTAGGAAAACAAGTGTTACCTATATAA
- the acs gene encoding acetate--CoA ligase — MSYYKIDNLEQYFKHYNKSIREPRKFWSKIASENFTWYQESEKIMEFDMAEAKIEWFVDAKLNIVKNCIDRHLAKRGDKTAIIFEPNNPDEAAQHITYNELYVRVSKMANVLREQGIKKGDRVCIYLPMIPELAVSVLACARIGAIHSVVFAGFSSSAVAARINDSECKMVITSDGGYRGEKTIDLKGIIDDALNNCPCVENVLVAKRTNAEINMKEGRDQWLQPLLDAALDNNVAEIMDAEDPLFILYTSGSTGKPKGMVHTTAGYMVYTAYTFKNVFSYEENDIFWCTADIGWITGHSYILYGPLLNGATTVIFEGVPSYPDYSRFWETIEKHKVTQFYTAPTAIRALAKEKLEYVLKFPFKSLKVIGSVGEPINEEAWHWYNDHVGGKRCPLVDTWWQTETGGIMISPLAFITPTKPTYASLPLPGIQPVLMDEKRNEIEGNQVTGSLCIKFPWPGIARTIWGDHQRYKDTYFSAFPGKYFTGDGALRDEVGYYRITGRVDDVVIVSGHNLGTAPIEDAINEHPAVAESAIVGFPHDVKGNALYGFVILKESGEYRDKENLKKEINRHVSDHIGPIAKLDKIQFVSGLPKTRSGKIMRRILRKIAEGDFSNFGDTTTLLNPEIVDEIKDGKL, encoded by the coding sequence ATGAGTTATTATAAAATAGACAATTTAGAACAATACTTCAAACATTATAACAAATCCATTCGTGAACCGAGAAAATTTTGGAGCAAAATTGCTTCCGAAAACTTTACTTGGTATCAAGAAAGTGAGAAAATAATGGAATTTGACATGGCAGAAGCCAAGATTGAATGGTTTGTTGATGCCAAATTAAACATCGTTAAGAACTGTATTGATAGACATCTTGCCAAAAGAGGCGATAAAACCGCTATTATTTTCGAACCGAACAATCCAGACGAAGCGGCACAGCATATTACTTACAACGAATTGTATGTAAGAGTGTCAAAAATGGCAAACGTGCTTCGCGAACAAGGAATCAAAAAAGGCGATAGAGTTTGTATCTATTTACCAATGATTCCAGAATTAGCAGTTTCTGTTTTAGCTTGTGCTAGAATTGGAGCCATTCACTCGGTTGTTTTTGCTGGATTTTCATCTTCAGCAGTAGCGGCAAGAATTAACGATAGCGAATGCAAAATGGTTATTACATCGGATGGTGGTTATAGAGGTGAAAAAACCATTGACCTAAAAGGAATTATCGATGATGCTTTGAACAACTGTCCTTGCGTTGAAAACGTTTTGGTTGCCAAAAGAACCAATGCTGAAATAAATATGAAAGAAGGTCGTGACCAATGGTTGCAACCTCTTTTGGATGCCGCTCTAGACAACAACGTTGCTGAAATTATGGATGCCGAAGATCCTTTGTTTATCCTTTACACATCGGGTTCTACAGGAAAACCTAAAGGAATGGTGCACACTACAGCAGGATATATGGTTTATACTGCTTATACTTTCAAGAATGTTTTCAGTTACGAAGAGAACGATATTTTTTGGTGTACTGCCGATATTGGTTGGATTACTGGTCACTCTTACATCCTTTACGGCCCATTATTAAACGGTGCTACAACCGTAATTTTCGAAGGAGTTCCTTCATACCCTGATTACAGCCGTTTTTGGGAAACTATCGAAAAACACAAAGTAACTCAATTCTATACTGCGCCAACAGCTATTCGTGCTTTGGCAAAAGAGAAACTAGAATATGTATTAAAATTCCCTTTCAAATCATTGAAAGTAATTGGATCGGTTGGAGAGCCTATCAACGAAGAAGCTTGGCACTGGTACAACGACCACGTGGGCGGAAAACGTTGCCCATTAGTAGATACTTGGTGGCAAACCGAAACGGGAGGAATTATGATCTCACCTCTTGCTTTTATTACGCCAACAAAACCAACTTATGCTTCTTTGCCATTACCTGGAATTCAACCCGTATTAATGGATGAAAAACGCAACGAAATCGAAGGCAATCAAGTTACGGGAAGTCTTTGTATCAAATTCCCTTGGCCTGGAATCGCTAGAACCATTTGGGGCGATCACCAACGTTATAAAGACACCTATTTCAGTGCTTTCCCTGGAAAATATTTCACAGGAGACGGCGCTTTACGTGACGAAGTGGGGTATTACAGAATCACAGGACGTGTAGATGATGTGGTAATTGTTTCAGGTCACAACCTAGGAACTGCCCCTATCGAAGATGCGATCAACGAACATCCAGCAGTTGCCGAAAGTGCCATTGTAGGATTCCCGCACGATGTAAAAGGAAATGCCCTTTATGGTTTTGTAATCTTGAAAGAATCTGGTGAATATCGCGACAAAGAAAACTTAAAAAAAGAAATCAACCGACATGTTTCGGATCATATTGGACCAATTGCCAAGTTGGACAAAATTCAATTTGTATCAGGTTTGCCAAAAACCCGTTCTGGTAAAATTATGCGTCGCATTCTTCGCAAGATAGCCGAAGGTGATTTCTCTAATTTTGGAGACACCACTACGCTATTAAATCCAGAAATTGTGGATGAAATAAAAGATGGGAAATTGTAA
- a CDS encoding glycoside hydrolase family 13 protein: MLPQIEKTEPPFWYAGMNNPELQILFYGKNIAKYKVSISNKIPIIKVNRTENPNYIFVTIATKNCPPSDFHFIFKENEKVVFTQKYSLKQRRENSAERQSFDASDLIYLLMPDRFSNGNWNNTNDASTTEKYNRELPEGRHGGDIQGIINHLDYIQELGATTIWSTPLCEDNDAVCSYHTYAQSDVYKIDPRYGTNEDYVKLASELHKRKMKLVMDYVVNHWGLEHWIIKDLPTKDWINQFETYTQTNHKRTLVHDIHASKIDTKTCFDGWFVPSMPDLNQRNPLVLTYLIQNAIWWIEYANLDGFRVDTYNYAEPEAVAKWTKAITDEYPNFNIVGEISMRDQAQLSYWQKDSVIGKIQNFNSHLPSIMDFILSDALLTVFNEDGNWETGMIRIYNNFTNDFLYPNVNNLLAFAENHDTHRLNHVYYNDIQKYKMAMVLLATVRGIPQIYYGSEIGMNGNKDNGDADIRYDFPGGWKNDTNNAFTKTGRTPMQNEYFDFTSKLFNWRKTKSVIHSGKMTHYIPEDNVYIYFRHDESESIMVIFNNRIDAKTLDLNRFQENLKNYKTGKEVLTEINIDLTKEILLEPKSVLLLELK; this comes from the coding sequence ATGTTGCCTCAAATAGAAAAAACAGAACCTCCTTTTTGGTATGCAGGAATGAACAATCCCGAATTGCAAATTCTATTTTATGGTAAAAATATAGCAAAGTACAAAGTTTCGATTTCTAATAAAATTCCCATAATAAAAGTAAATAGAACTGAAAATCCCAACTATATTTTCGTTACTATTGCTACTAAAAACTGTCCTCCCTCCGACTTTCATTTCATTTTTAAAGAAAACGAAAAAGTAGTTTTTACCCAAAAATACAGCCTAAAACAACGAAGAGAAAACTCGGCAGAACGACAAAGTTTTGATGCTTCAGATCTTATTTATTTGTTGATGCCCGATCGTTTTTCGAATGGAAATTGGAACAATACAAACGATGCTTCAACCACCGAAAAATACAATCGAGAATTACCCGAAGGCAGGCACGGCGGAGATATTCAAGGAATCATCAATCATTTGGATTATATTCAGGAACTCGGCGCAACCACCATTTGGAGCACACCTCTTTGCGAAGACAATGACGCTGTTTGTTCGTATCATACCTACGCCCAATCCGATGTGTATAAAATTGACCCTCGGTATGGGACTAACGAAGATTATGTAAAGCTAGCATCAGAACTTCACAAAAGAAAGATGAAATTGGTTATGGATTATGTAGTAAATCATTGGGGACTGGAACATTGGATAATCAAAGATTTACCCACAAAAGACTGGATCAATCAATTCGAAACTTACACGCAAACCAATCATAAGAGAACTCTAGTTCACGATATTCACGCCTCGAAAATTGACACCAAAACCTGTTTCGATGGTTGGTTTGTTCCTTCGATGCCCGATTTGAATCAACGAAATCCATTGGTTTTGACTTACCTCATCCAAAATGCGATTTGGTGGATTGAATATGCGAATCTGGACGGTTTTAGAGTCGATACGTATAATTATGCCGAACCAGAAGCTGTTGCAAAATGGACCAAAGCTATAACCGACGAATATCCTAATTTCAATATCGTAGGCGAAATTTCGATGCGGGATCAAGCTCAACTTTCGTATTGGCAAAAAGATAGTGTGATTGGAAAAATTCAAAATTTTAATTCCCATTTACCCAGCATAATGGACTTTATTTTATCGGATGCGCTATTGACTGTTTTCAATGAAGATGGCAATTGGGAAACAGGAATGATCCGAATTTACAATAATTTTACCAATGATTTTTTGTATCCGAACGTCAATAATTTACTTGCTTTTGCCGAAAATCACGATACTCATCGCTTGAACCATGTGTATTACAACGACATTCAAAAATACAAAATGGCGATGGTATTGCTTGCCACCGTTAGAGGAATTCCTCAAATATATTATGGATCCGAAATAGGGATGAATGGCAACAAAGACAATGGCGATGCCGATATTCGCTATGATTTCCCTGGTGGATGGAAAAACGATACTAATAATGCGTTTACCAAAACAGGAAGAACACCAATGCAAAATGAATATTTCGATTTCACTTCCAAATTATTCAATTGGCGGAAAACAAAATCCGTAATTCATTCTGGTAAAATGACGCATTATATTCCAGAAGACAATGTTTATATCTATTTTAGACACGATGAGTCCGAAAGTATAATGGTGATCTTCAACAATAGAATTGATGCTAAAACACTAGATTTAAATCGTTTTCAAGAAAATCTAAAAAATTACAAAACTGGAAAAGAGGTTCTTACAGAAATTAACATCGATCTGACCAAGGAAATTCTTTTGGAACCCAAATCCGTATTGTTATTAGAATTAAAATAA
- a CDS encoding glycerophosphodiester phosphodiesterase yields MNKILKIGHRGAKGYEPENTLIAFEKAIELGSDGIELDVHLSSDNELIVIHDETIDRTANGKGFVNELSLKELKTFRIENNHGIPTLIEVLDLVNRHCFINIELKGIGTAKPVIELITRYISEKNWHYTDFLISSFDWNMLEEIHLLNSKIRIGVLTEDSISTALAFAKKIKAFSIHPDYELLSKENVALLQENGFQVYPWTVNSKEAIQKIKSFNVNGIISDFPDKI; encoded by the coding sequence ATGAATAAAATTCTCAAAATCGGACATCGTGGTGCGAAAGGTTACGAACCCGAAAATACCTTAATTGCTTTCGAAAAAGCGATTGAATTAGGTTCAGACGGCATCGAACTTGATGTACATTTGAGTTCCGATAATGAATTAATTGTTATTCACGACGAAACTATTGACCGAACCGCTAACGGAAAAGGTTTTGTTAACGAATTGTCTTTAAAAGAATTGAAAACTTTCAGAATTGAAAACAACCATGGAATCCCAACTTTAATTGAAGTTTTAGATTTGGTCAATCGACATTGTTTTATCAATATTGAACTCAAAGGAATTGGAACGGCAAAACCTGTAATAGAATTAATCACTCGTTATATTTCAGAAAAAAATTGGCATTATACTGATTTTTTGATTTCCAGTTTCGATTGGAATATGCTTGAAGAAATTCATTTATTAAATTCAAAAATCAGAATTGGGGTTTTGACAGAAGATTCTATTTCCACAGCTTTGGCTTTCGCCAAAAAAATAAAAGCATTTTCCATTCATCCCGATTATGAATTGTTATCCAAAGAAAATGTAGCTTTGCTTCAGGAAAACGGATTCCAAGTCTATCCTTGGACGGTGAATTCGAAAGAAGCTATTCAAAAAATAAAATCATTCAACGTAAACGGAATTATTTCTGATTTTCCAGATAAAATATAA